Part of the Paenibacillus sp. FSL R7-0273 genome is shown below.
GTTAGCGACCGTGTGCTGGATATGTATCTCCTCGTACCGTTCTATGATGCACCCGGCTACCTCCCATCCGATATAGTGCTGACAGACAGTGATCCGGCAATCAATGTATTTAAAGGCACAGTAAAGTGGACTGCAGGAGCGGAAGAACTGCCTGGCGCACGATATTCTTTGTACTTTGTTGATGTGGAAGGCCCGATAGGAGAAGCCTTAGCCGTAGTAAGCGGCGGACAGAAAGATTATAGCCTTACCCTCAATATAGCAGTACCGGATGAAGCACTGGGAATCGGTGTGTTTACAGAAAATGATGATTTTGTCTCTCCGTTCTATAGCACAGGAGCATTTCTGGAAAAAGTAACGCCGGATATTGCGGCATCGTCCATCAGTGTATATAAATACTGGATTCAATCGGATAAGGTTGTCGTGAATAACCTGATGCCGGGAGATATTATCCGTGTGTACGATGAACAGCAGTACCGCTACTATGGTTATGGAATTGTTGCTCCAAATAGCTCAACTATTACCGTTCCTGTTGGAAATATTGGCAATCCCGGAGATAAAATATTAATTACCCGGCAGACCGTTAATAGATTTGAGAGTATGGGTACCCTAGTTACTGTGCCGGCTATTATTGACGACAGAACAGGAACCGTACCCGGAAACGGCGGCGGCCCTGGAAACGTAGGAGGCCCTGGAAACGTAGGAGGCCCTGGAAACGTGGGCGGCCCTGGAAATGTCGGCTCAACCGGCGGTACTGGCGCTGCACCTGCGGTAGATGCCAAGCTCGTGACTACAATGCAAGAGAATACAGACGGCACCCGTTCTTCGTTGACGGAAATCTCTTCTGCGTATATTTCAAAGATTCTGACTGATGCCGAATTTAAAAAGAATCCGGTCATTACTGTCAAGGCTGATGAAACAGCGGTAACGCAGCGTGCCCAGTTCCGGATTGGTTCAAGTGTTCTGGATAGTATTAACAGCAGTGCAAAGGACGCTGTGCTGATCCTGGAATCTGCGTCAGGCAAGCTTCAGCTGCCAGTTAATTCTCTATCTTCAAGTAGTAAGGGGATAGAAGGAACAATTGTCATTACAATTGCCCAGGCGGCAAATGAGTATAAGGTGAAGCTGGATAACCAGTTAAAGGGATCTTCCGCTGTAGTGCTGGGCAATCCCGTGGACTATGAGGTTAAGCTGACAGGCGGCGGTACGGAACAGATCCTTTCTGCTTTCTCCGCTTATGTAAGTCACGGTATCAGCTTTAAGGTTGCCCAGGATACAAACGCTGTTTACAGCGGATTAACCTATGATCCGGTCACACAGGCCTATGTTCCGGTGCCTACCACGTGGGAGTGGAAGGATGGGGTTCTGCAGGTAACCATGAAGCGTAAAGGGAACTCTGTATACGCGGTTGTTCAGAATCAAGTGCAATTTAAAGATGTAAGCAGCAGTAGTCCATATAAAGACAGTATTCTGGCCCTGGCGAACCGTAATGTAATTAACGGCTACGGAGATGGCAGCTTTAAGGCGGAGGCAGTCGTCACACGTGCTGAATTTGCCGCAATGCTTAACCGCGCTTTGGGTATACTGCCGAAGCAGCAGGCATCCAAAAGCTTCAAGGACGTCCAGTCCGGCGCCTGGTATGCTGTGCAGGTAAATGCTGCTGTTGATGCGGGCTTGATTAACGGCTTCACGGACGGTACATTCCGTCCAAATCAGGAAATCAGCCATCAGGAGATGGTTGTTATGCTGGTCAATGCTTTACAATATAGCGGAACAAGCGTTAAGGGAAAAGCTGCTCAAGCAGCGTATCCTGCTAATCTGCCTGAATGGGTGAAGCCATACTACGTTCTCGCGCAGGACAGCGGAATACTGCAGGCGGACAGCCCGTTCCAGTTCCAGACAGGCAAGAAAACAGAGCGTCAGGAGAGTGCAGTCCTGCTGTACCAGCTGATGAAGGTACTGAAGCTCACCAACGAATAATGAACAAGCCGAGGATGTTGATAGCAGTTCCAGCATCTGAGGCATGCAGCGGTTAAGAGTACCTTTTGGGGTGCTCTTTTTCTGTATTCCGGCCTGGATGAGTGTTTTTTTGGGGAGAGAGGGTAAAAGAAGGGTATAGTAAACAGGTGTACAACATTTCGCTGTTATAGTTAAACCAGCCCAGTCAAGGAGGTAATACAAAGTGAACCAGCATATTTCGGAAAAGGTTTTAAACGACGGCCTAAAAATACCCGCTATAGGCTTTGGTACGGCCTTTCTGAAAGGCACAGATGGAGTAAAGGCGATCACCGGGGCCATTGAGACCGGATACCGGCTGATTGACTCAGCCTTTAATTATGAGAATGAAGGGGCGGTCGGACAGGCAGTCCGCAAGAGCGGACTGCCGAGGGAGGAGCTGCGGATTACTTCGAAGCTTCCGGGGCGCCACCATGCCTATAAAGAGGCACTTGAGACGATTGAGGAATCCTTATATAGAGCGGGCCTTGATTATTACGATCTGTACCTGATCCACTGGCCTAATCCGAAGACAGATAAATATGTGGAAGCCTGGCAGGCAATGATTGAGGCGAAGAAGCGGGGCTATGTCCGTTCTATCGGGGTCTGCAATTTCCTGCCGGAGCATAACGAGCGTATCATAAAAGAGACTGGCGTAGCACCGAGCATCAACCAGGTGGAGCTGCATCCGCTGTTCAATCAGGAGCTGCAGCGCGCAAAGGATGCCGGGCATGGTATCGTAACAGAGTCATGGAGCCCGCTCGGACGCGGCCACAGCATGCTGAAGAATGAAGAGATTGCGGCTATTGCGGCTGCCCACGGCAAAACACCAACCCAGGCAATTCTGCGCTGGCACATCCAGCTTGGTGCGGTTCCGATCCCGCGGACCAGCTCGGTGGAGCATCAGAAGGAGAACCTTGAAATCTTTGACTTTGAGCTGTCGGAGGCTGAGATGAAGGTCATCTCCGCTATGAGCAAGCCGGACGGACGGCTCTGGGAGCAGAATCCGGCAGAGTATGAGGAGATGTAAACTAATAAGAGAGCCTTCCCCGTTCGTCAGGGAAGGCTCTCTTTATTGCAGCTCACGCGGCTTCGGGCTCCGCGGCCTGCGCGGGGCCTTCTCCTGCCGTGCCGCGCGCACCGGCTGCTTGCCGGTCATCTCCGGCAGGTGCTTCCAGTAGCGCTTTGGCATCATGGAGGCGCGCTGCCGGTCGTTCCTGCGCTCTTTAATGCCGATAGCGTGATAGAAGCTCTGCCATAAGCTGCGGTAGGCAGCTTCAGTCTCATCCGGCTGCGGAGGTGTCCATTCCTCCAGCGGAATGATCGCCTTCCGGCCCGGCTGATGAATCAGCGCCATCCTGTGGGTGCGGTCGTAAATCATGAAGCTCTCATTCTGGAACCGGTCGCAGAAATGATCCTCAATCACAGGCAGGATGTAGCCCTGCGGTTCTATGACCGCTGCCATGACAGGGCCGTATACGCTGAACCGGACGAAGCCCAGATAGTGGTGACCCTCCCGCCGGAGAAGACGGACTGCCTTGTTCAGGGCGCAGACCGTATCGTCAGCCAGCATGTTCATTACCGCGGGTCCGTGGGTAAAGCCGAGATAAAGAAAATTCAGCAGCAGCATCTCTTTGTCCGGCACGGCAGACCAAAAGCCGTGCCGGACAAGCTCCTGCGCCTCGCGGGAGATCTTCAGCGGAATGGAACGCAGTACGCGGTCTGCCTTAAGCTTGTCGGTTTCAATCCATTTCGCTTCCAGCAGCAGTCCTTGCCCGCTGTCCTCCGAATGGATGGCCAGCGGCGTTTCCTTCCACTGGTAGCTCTCGAATACGCAGCACAGCAGCCCCTCAAAGCTGCCGTCATAGCTATAGGCCAGGCTGGTTGTTGTAAACATACCGGCTAACCTCCGTAGCTGAAGGCTGCCGCCCGGCCTGCCTCCGGTAACGCAGCCAGATAGCTGTCGTCGAAGAAGGAGAGCTGCTCGATCTCCGGCTGCTGAAACTTGGCCAGCTCCTGTCCGGACATCAGCGAGCGAAGCAGGGTGTGCTCGCCTACCTTGAGGCCTTCCAGCGGCCGGCCTTTGCAGGTAATGAAGAACTGGGCGCGCTTGAGCACAACGCCGAGCTTCTTCAGCGCATGGAAATCGAGCGTTCCGGCCCGGCGGGCCTTAATGATCCGCTGGGCGCTTCTTACGCCGATGCCGGGAACGCGCAGCAGCATCTCATACGGTGCGCGGTTAACCTCCACCGGGAAATGCTCCCGGTGGTTGATGGCCCAGCTGCATTTCGGGTCGAGCAGCGGGTTGAAGTTGGGCGCTGCTTCGTCGAGCAGCTCCTTGGCCTCGAAGCCGTAGAAGCGCAGCAGCCAGTCGGCCTGATACAGCCGGTGCTCGCGCAGCAATGGCGGCTTGGTATCCAGCGAGGGGAGCAGTGAATCCTCGACCACCGGGGTGTAAGCGGAATAGAATATCCGCTTGAGCTTATACTTCTTATACAAACCCTCTGTAAGGTTCAGAATCTGGTAATCGGTATCGGGCGTTGCGCCGACAATCATCTGGGTGCTCTGGCCCGCCGGCGCAAAGCGCGGGGCATGCTTATATTTGACGAGTTCCGTGCTGTTCTCGGTAATCTTATTCGTAATAAGGCCCATCGGCTGCAAAATAGACTGCTTGCTCTTGTCCGGAGCCAGCTTGCGCAGGCTCTCCTGGGAGGGCAGCTCGATGTTGACACTCATCCGGTCGGCCAGCATTCCCAGCCGGGACAGGAGGGCATCGTCTGCGCCGGGGATGGCTTTTACATGGATATAGCCGCGGAAGTGATACTCATTGCGCAGCAGCTCAAGGGCGGCAATCAGCTGCTCGGTCGTATAGTCGGGACTGCGCATAATGCCGGAGCTAAGGAACAGCCCCTCTATATAATTGCGGCGGTAGAACTGCATGGTAACATCGGCAATTTCCTGCGGAGTAAAGGCGGCCCGGCGTACCGGGTTGGACTTGCGGTTGATGCAATAGGCACAGTCATAGATGCAGCCGTTGGTCATCAGCACCTTGAGCAGCGAGATACAGCGTCCGTCCGCGGCGAAGCTGTGGCAGATTCCAAAGCTGACCGCGTTTCCGAGGCTTCCGGCCTGGCCGGAGCGCTTGGAGCCGCTTGAGGTGCAGGCGACATCATATTTGGCTGATTCCGTCAAAATCTCTAGCTTCTCCATCATATCCATCGTTACACACTCCTCATAAAGAAAAGTATATACCGAACAGGTGTTCCTGTCAAAATCCAGATTATTACGGACACCATGACCTTATCCGGAACAAATGGGACTGAAATCCGGCAATCCGGCCTGAATAACAGCGGTTGTGTCAAGATTTTGGCACAGGAGAGGATTGTAAAATGTAACCGCATTCCTGCTTGTGTTATAATAGCAACTAACAGAGAGAGAACAAGCTTTTCAAAATTAGAGTGGGAGTGTTGCGTGAATGAGAAAATATAACATTTGGCGGCCGATTATGCTGATTCTTGTTGTACTTGTGACAAGGTCAGTGGTAACTACGGTCTGTCTGCTGTTCGGAATGTCGGAGGAATCCGCCGGCAGTGTTGCGATGATCGGGATGGTTATTGCTGCACTGGTTATGTACAACCGCATGATGAAAACCACCAGGCGTAAATAAAGAGCTGACGTATAGCCGGGCCAGGGCGGATTTCTGTCATACACCAGTACAAGGACTAAGCTTTATGACTGCACTTAATAAGAATCATCAGCGAACAAACCTCTCCCGCTAAAGGTCCGGCAAAAGACAGCCGGCTGGCTGCCGCATCATACGAGGGGTTTCTTTTTTTATGTTTTCTAAGCCGCAGGGCTCCATGCGTCCCCGCCTAAAATGGCGCCCGGGCAGCCGTTGTACACGGCCTGCCTGGGCGCCTTTTTGTACCGCTGGCAACGGCTTGCAGCAGACTACTGGTACCGGGAGTAGAACAGCCAGATGAGCTCCCGGCGGCTGCTGACTCCGGCTTTGCCGAAAATGGATTTCAGATGATCCTGGACCGTGTAGGCAGAGATATGCAGGAGCTGTGCAAGCTCCTTGGTTGACCGCCCCATGGACAGCTGGCTGATGATTTCCTTCTCGCGCTCCGTGAAGCCGTAGGCTTCAGTAATCAGGGGCAGCAGATCGGCAGCCTTGGCTGCTGTAAAGGACACAGCCAGCTGCATCAGGCCGGATGGGCCGTCCAGCCTGCTGGCGGTGATGCTGATAAATTGCCCGCTTGTGCTGCGGAAGCACAATTTCGCCGCCGAAGAGCTGCCGGCCGCGGGCTGCATCCCCTGAGGAAGTCCGGCTGCGGCCGGCTGCTCCCCGCTTTGTGCATCACTGCGCTGCGCCTCAGCCTCCCGCCCCAGCGCTCTGAGGCAGACCGCTCTGACCGGACCGGGCAGCGCCGACCGGGACTGCTGCTCCATGCGCTGCAGCTGCTCCAGCCAATACCGCCCGCCCGGATTGAGGCTTACCGGCTCCAGCCGGTCATCCAGAATAAGAATGCCCTCCTCCGGTTGCACGCCGGAGTCTGAAGGAGCAGCGGGGCTCAGCGCCTTGGCCTTCAGGCGGGCTGCGATCAGGGGCGCAATGCTGCTGATCAGCTGCAGCTCCTCCGGCCGAAAGGCCCCGTGTTCCTCTCTCCGGAACAGAATCAGGAAGCCCCAGCAGGCGCCTCCTGTCGTTAGCGCAGCCCTGAGCTCATCTGCGAAGCCGGCCGGCTGCAGCACCTCGCGGTAACGGCGGCTCCGCTCCGGCCTTCCAGCTGCGGCTTCCCGTAATGAACGGACAGGCCCGGCAGACCGGGCCAGCTCAGTGAACTTGTTATAGTCGTCATGCAGGTATTCATTGTCGAGGAGTGCGCCGTGAATGTTCTCCAGCCCCTGCTCGGTAACGGCTCCTGTGGTCAGCAGAGTCACCGGATCGACGGTTGTGCAGCAGGCGGCATCAAAGACGAGGGCCGTTCTGAGCCTGGTCAGCATTACTTCCCTGTACATCAGGGAGGACAGCTCCTGTCCCTGATCGAGCGTCTGCAGAAGTTTCGTTACTGCGGTAAATGCTTCTTTCATAGTCCGTCCCTTTCGCTTTATGTGAATGCTTCTTCCTGAATGCCGATATAAATCCCAGCTATGTGGGATGGTCTGTTTCGGTAACAGCCCTGATAATGAAAACCAGTTCCTATTATAGCTGATCAGGGCAGATCATCAAACGGAGGAGATCCTATGAAAGACAGAGCCAGCGAAGCAGAAGCAGCTAATCCATGGCAGCAGGCAGATGCAGACCGTTATATAAGCAATATCAGCCGCAAAATACCCGGCTACCAGCTGCAGTATGCGCTGATGGATAAGCTGCTGGCAGCCATGCTGGACCAGCAGGAGCTGCCCTCACTGCTGGTCGCCGGGGCAGGCGGCGGACAGGAGATCGTTACGCTGGGCACGGGGCATCCGGACTGGAGCTTCTGCGGCCTGGATACATCCGCCGGCATGCTGGAGGCTGCCGGGCAGCGGATTGCCGCAGCCGGACTTGCCGACCGGGTGCAGCTGCACCATGCCGACCTCTGCTCCTGGAGCAGCGGCGGGCAATATGATGCGGCAACCTGCATGCTGGTGCTGCATTTTGTGCAGGGACGGGAGAATAAGCTCGCACTGCTGCAGGCTATTGCTGCTAGGCTGAAGCCGGGCGCTCCGCTGCTCATCTCGGCGATCAATGGCGATCCTGCTTCGCAGGCCTGGGAGCTGCAGATGGCCGGCTGGAAGCTGCATATGCTGGGAAGCGGGGTCGAATTAAGCGATTGGGAGCAGTTTGCAGCGTCCTTCGGGCAGACCTCACATCCGCTTCCGGCAGCAGAAATGGAGCTGCTGCTGGAGCAGGCCGGATTTACACATATAACGGGGTTCTTCGGCTCTTTTCTGATTAACGGATGGCTTGCTGTCAGACAGCCGGAACAGCAGGACGGATAGCTCAGTGCAGAGAAGCAGATTACCATAGACCAGCATAAGGAGCAGAACGGGATGAGGACAGAAATTGTTGTAATCGGCGGATACGGCCACGTGGGAGGGCAGATTTGTACGCTGCTAAGTGAAAAATTTCCGCAGGCCGTCTATGCGGCGGGCCGTAATTTCAAGCGTGCGGAGCAGTTCAGTAAAAGCACCGGGGGGCGGGTAAAGCCCATGCGGATCGACGCAGCTGAGACATTTCCTGCAGAGCAGCTGCGGAGGGTGAAGGTAGTCGTGATGTGTCTGGACCAGAAGGATACCTCCTTTGCCGAGGCTTGTCTCAGGGAAGGTATTCATTATATCGATATTACTGCAAATCTTGAATTCTTCCGGCAGATGGCCCAGCTTGACGGAAGCAGCTGCGATGCGGCGGCTATACTGAGCGTCGGGCTGGCGCCTGGGCTGACCAACCTGCTGGCGGGCGAGGCCGCCCGCTCCATGGACGAGGTACGGCAGCTGGATATTAGTATTCTGCTGGGACTGGGCGACAGCCATGGACAGGCAGCCATTGAGTGGACTGTAGACAACCTGCCGGCACAGTTCGAGGTGATGCAGGGAGGCAGGATAGCCCGGGTGGACAGCTTTACGGATGGCCTGCAGACAGACTGGGGGACTGATCTCGGCAGCCGCCGGACATACCGCTTTCCGTTCGCGGACCAGCAGACGCTGGCCCGGACACTGGGCATCCCGACTGTATCAACCAGACTTTGCTTTGACTCAAAAGCAGCCACAGCCGGCATTGCGCTGCTGCAAAAGCTCGGGGCGCTCCGGCTGCTGAAGGGCAGGCGGCTGCGCAATCTTGCCGTAGCCTCCTTCGGACGCGTCAAATGGGGGAGTGAGCGTTATGCCGTCAAGGTGGAGGCATCCGGCTTGACGAACGGTGCCAGAGTCCGCTCCGAGTATGTAATTCAGGGGATGAAGGAAGCGGAAATTACCGCCCGGGTGGCTGCGGCAGTGGCTGAAGCTATCTATGAAAACAGGCATATCCCGGAGGGAATTCATCATCTGGAGCAGCTCTTCCGGCTGAGGCTTGAGCGGGACCGCCTCTCGCTGCTGC
Proteins encoded:
- a CDS encoding aldo/keto reductase; amino-acid sequence: MNQHISEKVLNDGLKIPAIGFGTAFLKGTDGVKAITGAIETGYRLIDSAFNYENEGAVGQAVRKSGLPREELRITSKLPGRHHAYKEALETIEESLYRAGLDYYDLYLIHWPNPKTDKYVEAWQAMIEAKKRGYVRSIGVCNFLPEHNERIIKETGVAPSINQVELHPLFNQELQRAKDAGHGIVTESWSPLGRGHSMLKNEEIAAIAAAHGKTPTQAILRWHIQLGAVPIPRTSSVEHQKENLEIFDFELSEAEMKVISAMSKPDGRLWEQNPAEYEEM
- a CDS encoding putative DNA modification/repair radical SAM protein, whose protein sequence is MDMMEKLEILTESAKYDVACTSSGSKRSGQAGSLGNAVSFGICHSFAADGRCISLLKVLMTNGCIYDCAYCINRKSNPVRRAAFTPQEIADVTMQFYRRNYIEGLFLSSGIMRSPDYTTEQLIAALELLRNEYHFRGYIHVKAIPGADDALLSRLGMLADRMSVNIELPSQESLRKLAPDKSKQSILQPMGLITNKITENSTELVKYKHAPRFAPAGQSTQMIVGATPDTDYQILNLTEGLYKKYKLKRIFYSAYTPVVEDSLLPSLDTKPPLLREHRLYQADWLLRFYGFEAKELLDEAAPNFNPLLDPKCSWAINHREHFPVEVNRAPYEMLLRVPGIGVRSAQRIIKARRAGTLDFHALKKLGVVLKRAQFFITCKGRPLEGLKVGEHTLLRSLMSGQELAKFQQPEIEQLSFFDDSYLAALPEAGRAAAFSYGG
- a CDS encoding TIGR03915 family putative DNA repair protein, whose amino-acid sequence is MFTTTSLAYSYDGSFEGLLCCVFESYQWKETPLAIHSEDSGQGLLLEAKWIETDKLKADRVLRSIPLKISREAQELVRHGFWSAVPDKEMLLLNFLYLGFTHGPAVMNMLADDTVCALNKAVRLLRREGHHYLGFVRFSVYGPVMAAVIEPQGYILPVIEDHFCDRFQNESFMIYDRTHRMALIHQPGRKAIIPLEEWTPPQPDETEAAYRSLWQSFYHAIGIKERRNDRQRASMMPKRYWKHLPEMTGKQPVRAARQEKAPRRPRSPKPRELQ
- a CDS encoding LuxR C-terminal-related transcriptional regulator, whose amino-acid sequence is MKEAFTAVTKLLQTLDQGQELSSLMYREVMLTRLRTALVFDAACCTTVDPVTLLTTGAVTEQGLENIHGALLDNEYLHDDYNKFTELARSAGPVRSLREAAAGRPERSRRYREVLQPAGFADELRAALTTGGACWGFLILFRREEHGAFRPEELQLISSIAPLIAARLKAKALSPAAPSDSGVQPEEGILILDDRLEPVSLNPGGRYWLEQLQRMEQQSRSALPGPVRAVCLRALGREAEAQRSDAQSGEQPAAAGLPQGMQPAAGSSSAAKLCFRSTSGQFISITASRLDGPSGLMQLAVSFTAAKAADLLPLITEAYGFTEREKEIISQLSMGRSTKELAQLLHISAYTVQDHLKSIFGKAGVSSRRELIWLFYSRYQ
- a CDS encoding saccharopine dehydrogenase family protein, which gives rise to MRTEIVVIGGYGHVGGQICTLLSEKFPQAVYAAGRNFKRAEQFSKSTGGRVKPMRIDAAETFPAEQLRRVKVVVMCLDQKDTSFAEACLREGIHYIDITANLEFFRQMAQLDGSSCDAAAILSVGLAPGLTNLLAGEAARSMDEVRQLDISILLGLGDSHGQAAIEWTVDNLPAQFEVMQGGRIARVDSFTDGLQTDWGTDLGSRRTYRFPFADQQTLARTLGIPTVSTRLCFDSKAATAGIALLQKLGALRLLKGRRLRNLAVASFGRVKWGSERYAVKVEASGLTNGARVRSEYVIQGMKEAEITARVAAAVAEAIYENRHIPEGIHHLEQLFRLRLERDRLSLLLQEQGPSGGSSIIKGISCWTRHT
- a CDS encoding SAM-dependent methyltransferase, which produces MKDRASEAEAANPWQQADADRYISNISRKIPGYQLQYALMDKLLAAMLDQQELPSLLVAGAGGGQEIVTLGTGHPDWSFCGLDTSAGMLEAAGQRIAAAGLADRVQLHHADLCSWSSGGQYDAATCMLVLHFVQGRENKLALLQAIAARLKPGAPLLISAINGDPASQAWELQMAGWKLHMLGSGVELSDWEQFAASFGQTSHPLPAAEMELLLEQAGFTHITGFFGSFLINGWLAVRQPEQQDG